A window of the Virgibacillus pantothenticus genome harbors these coding sequences:
- a CDS encoding iron-containing alcohol dehydrogenase — protein MGLNMKIEHMHKLHTFEIPTTIKHGINAIQSIGNEVKQLGVSKVLLVTDPGIYKAGVTKSVEKYLKEAGVEIVIFNKVEPNPPLRLIAAGSKLYRQENCNGLVAVGGGSSMDTAKAIGVEITHNASVLDYEAAEGKKPLAYRIPPLITIPTTAGTGSEVTQWAVITDEEREFKFNTGGPLIAAHLTIIDPILHVSMPPHVTAMTGIDALAHAIECYTMHFAQPVTDAVALLAMEYVGKYIRRAYADGGDLEARYGMAQAAMLAGLSYGSESAGAAHAMSQTLGGIIPVAHGQCVAAMLGPVMEFNWKGHPDKFARIAQALGVDTFHMTTEEAAKAAVNKVYQLVEDLDIPTLKEQGVSPDMIDRLAKEAMNDPQTVGNPRDLTEKDYQWIYKRCFELVPKTL, from the coding sequence ATATGCATAAATTGCATACATTTGAAATACCGACTACTATAAAGCATGGCATTAATGCCATACAATCTATCGGAAATGAAGTGAAACAACTTGGTGTATCAAAAGTTTTATTAGTCACTGACCCTGGCATCTATAAAGCTGGGGTAACAAAATCAGTAGAAAAGTATTTAAAAGAAGCTGGAGTTGAAATAGTTATTTTCAATAAAGTAGAGCCAAATCCGCCTCTACGGTTAATAGCAGCAGGATCCAAATTATATAGGCAAGAAAATTGTAATGGGCTCGTTGCTGTTGGTGGAGGTAGCTCCATGGATACTGCTAAAGCTATTGGTGTTGAAATTACGCATAATGCTAGTGTATTAGATTATGAAGCTGCAGAAGGAAAAAAACCTTTAGCATATCGCATCCCACCTTTAATAACAATTCCGACAACAGCAGGAACTGGATCCGAGGTTACCCAATGGGCAGTTATAACTGATGAAGAGCGAGAATTTAAATTTAATACAGGTGGTCCATTAATCGCAGCACATTTAACAATCATTGACCCTATATTACATGTCTCTATGCCGCCACATGTAACAGCAATGACAGGAATAGACGCATTAGCTCATGCGATTGAATGCTATACCATGCATTTTGCCCAGCCGGTAACAGACGCTGTCGCACTATTAGCAATGGAATATGTAGGGAAATATATTCGACGTGCATATGCAGATGGCGGTGATCTAGAAGCTCGCTATGGAATGGCTCAAGCTGCTATGCTTGCTGGGCTGTCTTACGGAAGTGAATCAGCTGGTGCAGCTCATGCCATGTCTCAGACATTAGGTGGAATTATTCCAGTTGCTCACGGTCAGTGCGTCGCCGCTATGCTTGGTCCGGTGATGGAATTTAACTGGAAAGGACATCCTGATAAATTTGCTCGCATTGCACAAGCGTTAGGTGTTGATACATTTCATATGACAACCGAAGAAGCAGCAAAAGCGGCTGTAAATAAAGTATATCAGCTTGTTGAGGACCTTGATATCCCTACACTTAAAGAACAAGGTGTCTCTCCAGATATGATTGATCGCCTAGCAAAAGAAGCTATGAACGATCCTCAAACGGTTGGTAATCCACGAGATTTAACTGAAAAGGACTACCAATGGATTTATAAACGCTGTTTTGAGTTAGTGCCAAAAACGCTGTAA
- a CDS encoding response regulator transcription factor, with translation MIKILLVDREGISSEGIRLIIDKEENMEFLGVYFQQDEVQRMVLKKQPDIVLFQVNQSHSFVIELTKTIKSISKQIKIIYILPSINQAFINKSVKVGVEGFFLSQSNYSNFISMIENVYHNYYVMPKEIAMAIVHQLQKGDEKQRLHSKLLEKDIDLTWRELDIVYLLYQRKKNQEIAKILHLKEKTIRDYVSIIYKKLGVNKRLLVINLLENLMEKDNQLSTKSLEKDCQ, from the coding sequence GTGATAAAAATTTTACTTGTAGATCGTGAAGGAATATCTAGTGAAGGGATACGTTTAATTATTGATAAAGAGGAGAATATGGAGTTTTTAGGAGTCTATTTTCAACAAGATGAAGTACAGCGTATGGTATTAAAAAAACAACCGGATATTGTCCTTTTCCAAGTAAATCAATCGCATTCCTTTGTGATAGAATTAACTAAAACGATCAAAAGCATATCAAAGCAAATAAAAATCATTTATATTCTGCCTTCTATTAACCAAGCCTTCATTAACAAAAGTGTAAAGGTTGGTGTAGAGGGATTCTTCCTAAGTCAATCAAATTATTCCAATTTTATATCCATGATCGAAAACGTTTATCATAATTATTATGTGATGCCAAAGGAAATTGCTATGGCCATCGTCCACCAACTACAAAAAGGAGACGAAAAGCAGCGTTTACACTCCAAACTATTGGAAAAAGACATCGACTTAACATGGAGGGAACTAGATATCGTCTATCTCTTATATCAACGGAAAAAGAACCAGGAAATTGCAAAAATACTGCACTTAAAAGAAAAAACCATTCGAGACTATGTCAGCATCATCTATAAAAAACTTGGAGTTAATAAGCGCTTGCTCGTTATAAACCTATTAGAAAATTTAATGGAAAAAGATAATCAACTATCCACTAAATCCTTAGAAAAAGATTGCCAATAA
- a CDS encoding Hsp20/alpha crystallin family protein — protein sequence MNPIKRWNGDDQPLRKFKNELDGMFERFFNDPFFTNRSFWNREQGGSLACNIREKKDKYIVEAEIPGMDPADIEIEVDNNMLTIKGEKKQQIETEDNETEMRIIEHSYGSFQRSFALPDNVNTDKISADHKNGILYLHIPKTKDSNKRRIQINKQ from the coding sequence ATGAATCCAATTAAAAGATGGAATGGAGACGACCAACCTTTACGCAAATTTAAAAATGAGCTTGATGGAATGTTTGAACGCTTCTTCAATGACCCATTTTTCACTAATAGAAGTTTTTGGAATAGAGAACAAGGTGGATCATTAGCCTGCAATATCCGTGAAAAGAAAGATAAGTATATTGTAGAAGCCGAAATTCCTGGTATGGATCCAGCTGATATCGAAATTGAAGTTGATAACAACATGCTTACAATAAAAGGTGAGAAAAAGCAGCAAATAGAAACAGAAGACAATGAAACAGAAATGCGTATTATTGAACACAGCTACGGATCATTCCAGCGTTCTTTCGCATTACCTGATAATGTAAACACAGACAAAATCAGTGCTGACCATAAAAACGGCATTCTATACCTTCACATTCCAAAAACAAAAGATAGCAACAAACGTCGTATCCAAATTAATAAACAATAG
- a CDS encoding glycosyltransferase family 8 protein, whose protein sequence is MNILVTIDSNYLHPLKVMLYSLFAHHQRDSFCIYVMQSSLRDGEINMLTNFVEEHGHQLEIITVEGHHFANAPVVKHFSKEMYYRLLAYKFLPTSLDRVLYLDPDILVINSIRDLYSMDISGYLYAAAYHDRTPITNINKLRLRPYDVEAYYNSGVLLLNLTEQRESISEQAIYEFVEENKKKLILPDQDILNGLYSKYIKDIDEVIYNFDARFYYYYKIKSKHKVDMDYVINHTSIIHFCGKKKPWYKTYYGSFHSLYKHYERLANDFN, encoded by the coding sequence ATGAATATTTTAGTTACGATTGATTCCAATTATTTGCATCCATTAAAAGTGATGCTTTATTCTCTATTTGCCCATCATCAAAGAGATTCATTCTGCATTTACGTCATGCAATCTTCATTAAGAGATGGTGAAATAAACATGCTGACTAACTTTGTAGAAGAACATGGACATCAGTTAGAAATCATCACCGTAGAAGGGCATCATTTTGCTAATGCTCCTGTTGTTAAACACTTTTCAAAGGAAATGTATTACCGGTTATTAGCATATAAGTTTTTGCCTACTTCACTGGATAGAGTTCTTTATCTCGATCCAGATATTTTGGTTATCAATTCCATACGAGATTTGTATAGCATGGACATTTCTGGCTATTTGTATGCTGCTGCCTATCATGATCGTACGCCAATTACAAATATTAATAAACTCAGATTACGACCATATGATGTAGAAGCCTATTATAATTCTGGTGTATTGTTACTAAATTTAACAGAACAACGAGAGTCCATATCGGAGCAAGCAATTTATGAGTTTGTCGAAGAAAATAAAAAGAAATTAATTCTCCCGGATCAGGATATTTTAAACGGTCTATATTCTAAATACATTAAAGATATCGATGAAGTGATTTATAATTTTGATGCGCGATTTTATTATTATTATAAAATAAAGAGCAAACATAAAGTCGATATGGACTATGTGATAAATCATACATCGATTATTCATTTTTGTGGCAAAAAAAAGCCTTGGTACAAAACGTATTATGGTAGTTTCCATTCTTTATATAAGCATTACGAACGTTTAGCAAATGATTTTAACTGA
- a CDS encoding PRD domain-containing protein gives MLTIIKSLNNNIILAKSEENEELIIFGTGIGFKKKHGDLVDESKATQIFKAEKNMQTSTFLEQISPELLAVTEKIIRFGEEKLHKKLNQSILFSLADHLQFATDKRNHDINKDNPLQWEIPYLYYEEYEVGKMAVQIIKEDLGYSLPEMEAAFIALHFVNAQIDSSSMEETIQITKLIKNIVKIIQRLFEVNIDKTTINYSRFITHLRYFIARQKMNHRENIQMDEALKKTIEERYMKSYACGLIIKEMVEKEFNWEVTYDEIAFLVIHIERIFQENR, from the coding sequence TTGCTTACAATCATAAAATCATTAAACAACAATATCATTTTAGCCAAGTCAGAAGAAAATGAAGAATTAATTATATTTGGCACTGGTATCGGTTTCAAAAAAAAACATGGTGATTTAGTGGATGAATCAAAAGCCACCCAAATTTTCAAGGCAGAAAAAAACATGCAAACAAGTACTTTTTTAGAACAAATTTCTCCAGAACTATTAGCAGTTACAGAGAAAATTATTCGTTTCGGTGAAGAAAAGCTTCACAAAAAATTAAATCAGTCCATTCTTTTCTCTTTAGCAGACCATTTGCAATTTGCTACAGATAAAAGAAACCATGACATAAATAAAGATAACCCACTACAATGGGAAATTCCTTACTTGTATTATGAAGAATATGAAGTAGGTAAAATGGCTGTCCAAATAATTAAAGAAGATTTAGGCTATAGCCTTCCGGAAATGGAAGCTGCCTTCATTGCGCTTCACTTTGTCAATGCGCAAATTGATAGCTCATCCATGGAAGAAACGATACAAATTACCAAGCTAATCAAAAATATTGTAAAAATTATTCAACGATTATTTGAAGTAAATATCGATAAAACGACCATTAACTATTCTCGATTTATTACCCATCTACGCTATTTCATAGCCCGACAAAAGATGAACCACCGGGAAAACATTCAAATGGATGAGGCTTTAAAGAAAACTATTGAAGAAAGATATATGAAAAGCTATGCGTGTGGGTTAATTATTAAAGAAATGGTAGAAAAAGAATTCAACTGGGAAGTTACTTATGACGAAATTGCATTTTTAGTTATTCATATAGAGCGTATTTTCCAAGAGAATAGATAA
- a CDS encoding beta-glucoside-specific PTS transporter subunit IIABC produces the protein MNKQKLAEKIIKEMGGKENILQSWHCITRLRFNVISNDKVNIDKIRALDGVLGAQFKSGQFQVIIGNQVAEVFAAVSQLTGSDGSNHPSSSKRQKGNVIERIFDVISGIFTPILPAIVGAGLLKGLLALFIALQLLSNQSSTYEILHFISDAPFHFLPFLIAFSAAKKFNTDASLSVALAGILMYPKIMEYAAGTEVDSLSFLGLPIPMNSYASSVIPIILGVWLLSYIHKGADKIVPRSLRIIFVPLLTLVVTAPLTLLFIAPLGSYAGIYLDAFFSGLFDVAGPFAGLLMGGLMPLIVITGMHYAFFPGSFASFDKYGYDIMLLPMNFVANLAQAGATLGVLIKTKNKKMKQLSFSTFIPAMFGITEPAIYGVTMKLKKPFYASLVGGAVGGAIFGTLVVKTTAFTVPGIMSIPTYIMSGTNNLLYALIGVTASFTVSLIMTLLLGFKDEENPLQPAAHDTTTEKDITIDILSPITGKVMPLESVPDATFAEGLVGKGLAIEPKDGVVVAPFSGKVTTIAPTSHAIGITSDDGVELLIHIGLETVNLNGEGFTLNVQVDDDIKLGDKLLTFDIETIKKQDVSIITPIIVTNSAHFLDVIATSKKRVTACDDKLVMLIK, from the coding sequence ATGAACAAGCAAAAGCTTGCAGAAAAAATCATTAAAGAAATGGGCGGGAAAGAAAATATTTTGCAAAGTTGGCACTGTATTACTCGCTTACGCTTTAATGTAATTAGTAATGACAAAGTAAATATAGACAAAATCAGAGCACTTGACGGTGTATTAGGAGCACAATTTAAAAGCGGACAATTCCAAGTCATTATTGGTAATCAAGTAGCAGAAGTTTTTGCAGCAGTCAGCCAATTAACAGGTAGTGATGGAAGCAACCATCCTTCATCCTCCAAAAGACAAAAAGGGAATGTCATTGAACGCATATTTGACGTTATTTCTGGTATATTTACGCCAATTCTACCAGCTATTGTTGGTGCTGGATTATTAAAAGGATTACTAGCTTTATTTATAGCCTTACAGTTACTTTCTAATCAGAGTTCAACATATGAAATTTTACATTTTATTTCTGATGCACCGTTTCACTTTTTACCGTTCTTAATCGCATTTTCGGCTGCGAAAAAATTCAATACCGATGCATCCCTCTCTGTTGCATTGGCAGGTATTCTGATGTATCCAAAGATAATGGAATATGCGGCTGGAACAGAAGTAGATAGTTTAAGCTTCCTTGGCTTGCCAATACCAATGAATAGCTATGCTTCCTCAGTCATCCCCATTATATTAGGTGTTTGGCTTTTAAGTTATATTCATAAAGGTGCAGATAAAATCGTTCCACGGTCGTTACGTATTATCTTCGTTCCATTATTAACCTTGGTCGTAACTGCACCGTTAACGTTATTATTTATCGCACCATTAGGAAGCTATGCCGGTATCTATTTAGATGCATTTTTCTCAGGTCTGTTTGATGTCGCTGGCCCATTTGCTGGATTACTGATGGGTGGACTGATGCCACTTATCGTTATTACAGGTATGCACTATGCATTTTTCCCTGGATCATTTGCTAGCTTCGATAAATATGGGTATGACATCATGCTCTTGCCAATGAACTTTGTCGCTAACCTAGCGCAAGCTGGTGCAACATTAGGCGTGTTAATTAAAACAAAAAATAAAAAAATGAAACAGCTATCTTTCTCCACTTTTATACCAGCAATGTTTGGGATTACTGAACCAGCTATATACGGAGTTACGATGAAATTAAAGAAACCATTTTATGCAAGTTTAGTTGGGGGTGCTGTTGGTGGAGCAATTTTTGGAACACTTGTCGTAAAAACAACAGCATTTACAGTACCAGGTATCATGTCTATTCCCACATACATCATGAGTGGTACCAATAATTTACTCTATGCGCTAATAGGTGTCACAGCAAGTTTTACTGTTTCACTTATCATGACTTTATTACTTGGCTTTAAGGACGAAGAAAACCCTTTACAACCTGCAGCGCACGATACAACAACAGAAAAGGATATAACCATTGACATTCTATCACCAATTACTGGAAAAGTAATGCCCTTAGAATCGGTTCCAGATGCCACGTTTGCAGAGGGCCTTGTTGGAAAAGGGCTAGCTATTGAGCCAAAAGACGGTGTCGTAGTCGCACCATTTTCCGGAAAAGTAACAACGATAGCACCCACGAGCCATGCAATTGGCATTACTTCTGATGATGGGGTTGAATTACTCATTCATATCGGGTTAGAAACGGTGAATTTAAACGGTGAGGGATTTACATTAAATGTACAAGTCGATGATGATATCAAACTCGGAGACAAGCTATTAACCTTTGATATTGAAACTATTAAAAAACAAGACGTTTCAATTATTACACCGATTATCGTAACAAATTCAGCTCATTTCTTAGATGTAATTGCTACATCTAAAAAACGCGTCACTGCATGTGATGATAAATTAGTCATGTTAATTAAGTGA
- a CDS encoding glycoside hydrolase family 1 protein, with product MKQLLQTTFPKGFLWGGATAANQIEGAYDKDGKGLSTSDMAAYKDPYAGGKVDNFTFNVNSMELEAYLNHPDKYLFPKRWGINFYHRYKEDIALFAEMGFKVFRLSISWARIFPTGLEDEPNEAGLAFYDKVFDECAKHGIEPLVTMSHYEMPLTLTQKYNGWISRELVGLFEKYARVLFERYKDKVKYWITFNEMNMNLNSLYTGAGVLADKVEHVEEAAYQASHHQFLASALAVKAGREIMPNAQIGCMINQIESYARTTKPEDQLQALKADQINMFYPDVQARGKYPKYMTRYFAENNINLDTKPEDAKILQEGTVDFIAFSYYMSHVTEARPDAAKIAGSFDSPIKNEHLELSEWDWPIDPIGLRISLNKLYDRYQLPLFLVENGLGARDELTEDGKVHDPYRIDYIKKHIIEMKEAIKDGVELMGYTTWGCIDLISCGTSQMSKRYGFIYVDQDDEGNGSLKRYRKDSFYWYKHVITSNGENLG from the coding sequence ATGAAACAATTATTACAAACAACATTCCCTAAAGGATTCTTATGGGGTGGAGCCACTGCAGCTAACCAAATTGAAGGTGCTTATGACAAGGATGGAAAAGGTCTATCTACTTCTGACATGGCAGCATATAAAGATCCATACGCTGGAGGTAAAGTAGATAACTTCACATTTAATGTGAACTCTATGGAATTAGAAGCGTATTTAAATCATCCTGATAAATATTTATTCCCTAAGCGCTGGGGAATTAACTTCTATCATCGCTATAAAGAAGATATTGCGCTATTTGCAGAGATGGGCTTTAAAGTATTTCGCTTATCTATTTCGTGGGCACGTATTTTTCCAACTGGATTAGAAGATGAACCAAATGAAGCTGGTTTAGCTTTCTATGATAAGGTTTTTGATGAATGTGCAAAACACGGCATTGAACCGCTTGTAACCATGTCTCATTATGAAATGCCACTTACTTTAACACAAAAGTATAACGGCTGGATAAGTCGTGAATTAGTAGGTCTATTTGAAAAATATGCTCGTGTTCTTTTTGAACGCTATAAAGATAAAGTAAAGTATTGGATTACGTTTAATGAAATGAATATGAATTTAAATAGTCTTTATACAGGTGCCGGTGTTCTGGCTGATAAAGTAGAACATGTCGAGGAAGCAGCATATCAAGCTTCTCATCACCAATTTTTAGCTAGTGCACTTGCTGTAAAAGCGGGAAGAGAAATCATGCCCAATGCTCAAATTGGCTGTATGATTAACCAAATTGAATCTTATGCACGAACAACCAAACCAGAGGATCAATTACAAGCGTTAAAAGCGGATCAAATTAATATGTTCTATCCTGATGTACAAGCTCGTGGTAAATACCCAAAATATATGACACGCTATTTTGCAGAGAACAATATCAACCTTGATACAAAACCTGAAGATGCAAAAATATTGCAGGAAGGAACTGTTGACTTTATTGCTTTCAGTTATTATATGAGCCATGTGACAGAAGCACGCCCTGATGCTGCCAAAATAGCTGGTTCATTTGACAGCCCTATCAAAAATGAGCATTTGGAGCTATCTGAATGGGATTGGCCAATTGACCCAATTGGGTTACGTATTTCATTAAACAAATTGTATGACCGTTATCAATTACCATTGTTTCTCGTAGAAAATGGATTAGGCGCACGAGATGAACTCACCGAAGATGGAAAAGTCCATGATCCATATCGTATTGACTATATTAAAAAACATATTATCGAAATGAAAGAGGCAATTAAAGATGGCGTTGAACTAATGGGATACACCACATGGGGATGTATTGATTTAATTAGCTGTGGTACATCACAAATGTCAAAAAGATACGGATTTATTTACGTCGATCAAGACGACGAAGGAAATGGAAGCCTAAAACGATATAGAAAAGATTCCTTCTATTGGTATAAACATGTAATTACTTCTAACGGTGAAAATCTAGGTTAA
- a CDS encoding HAD family hydrolase yields MNKKVIFIDVDGTLTTPDGKVPSSAKHAIRAARENGHIVYLCTGRSRPEIISSILEIGFDGIIGAGGGYIEVNNELVHHQTMPEDSVRQIIAYFHRYQIGYYLESNDGLFGSENCKDVIRKRITEGLPEGSEAFENADLEFHWFYQLLDSYQHKAIDYGNVNKISFISSKAHPFQEISNTFDKEFTMYRTTVAQFGSESGEIAVKGVDKYKAVEFVLDYLQIPKEQSMAYGDGNNDIKMFKAVHYGIAMENATENLKKVAKEITSKAENDGLMRSFKRHQLL; encoded by the coding sequence TTGAATAAGAAAGTTATTTTTATCGACGTGGATGGAACATTAACTACACCAGACGGAAAAGTCCCTTCATCTGCTAAACATGCTATTCGTGCTGCCAGAGAGAATGGCCATATCGTGTATCTTTGTACAGGGCGGTCTAGACCTGAAATAATTTCCAGTATATTAGAAATTGGTTTTGATGGAATTATTGGAGCTGGAGGCGGCTATATTGAAGTAAATAATGAGCTTGTTCATCATCAAACAATGCCAGAAGATTCAGTACGCCAAATCATTGCATATTTTCATCGCTATCAAATTGGTTATTATCTTGAATCCAATGACGGACTGTTCGGAAGTGAAAATTGTAAAGATGTTATACGAAAGCGTATTACAGAGGGCTTACCTGAAGGAAGTGAAGCATTTGAAAATGCAGATCTAGAATTTCACTGGTTTTATCAACTACTGGACAGTTATCAACATAAAGCCATTGACTATGGAAATGTGAATAAAATATCCTTCATTAGCAGCAAAGCACATCCATTTCAAGAAATCAGCAATACATTTGACAAAGAATTTACCATGTATCGAACAACGGTTGCACAATTTGGTTCAGAAAGTGGAGAAATCGCTGTTAAAGGAGTAGATAAATACAAAGCCGTAGAATTTGTATTAGATTATTTACAAATTCCCAAAGAGCAAAGCATGGCATATGGAGACGGGAACAATGATATTAAAATGTTTAAAGCTGTTCACTATGGAATTGCCATGGAAAATGCTACAGAGAATTTAAAAAAAGTGGCCAAAGAAATCACGTCAAAGGCTGAAAATGATGGGTTGATGCGTAGTTTTAAACGACATCAATTACTTTGA
- the argH gene encoding argininosuccinate lyase, translated as MKLWGGRFTKEEDKLMEVFNSSLEEDLALVEEDIAGSIAHAEMLVHCKILSQKEGEKILQGLHNIKQDIESGKLTVEGEHEDIHSFVEATLTEMIGEAGKKLHTSRSRNDQVATDLKLYAKKQALETIRALQSLNDSLEKTAAANRQIIMPGYTHLQRAQVVTFGYHLRAYIEMFKRDIKRLEHTMENLNESPLGSGALAGTTHTIDRQITAEKLGFRKPTVNFMDGVSDRDFIIELLSDFSMIMMHLSRLSEELILWSSQEFSFIKIDDAYATGSSIMPQKKNPDAAELIRGKTGKVYGALVAVLTTMKGLPLAYNKDMQEVKLPMFQAVDEVLLSVQMMDKMVTTLQVNGEQMKQAIKAGFLNATEVADYLVQKGVPFRDAHGIVGAIVLYCEEAGKSIEQLTLEELQKFSDSMEEDIFDYVEYTNLLKRGNKQEMLSK; from the coding sequence ATGAAGCTTTGGGGCGGACGGTTTACAAAAGAAGAAGACAAACTGATGGAGGTATTTAATTCATCATTGGAAGAGGATCTGGCTTTAGTGGAAGAGGATATTGCCGGGAGTATTGCTCATGCAGAGATGCTCGTTCATTGCAAAATATTATCGCAAAAAGAGGGAGAGAAAATACTCCAAGGTCTCCATAATATAAAACAAGATATTGAAAGTGGAAAACTTACAGTAGAAGGAGAGCATGAAGATATTCATAGCTTCGTGGAAGCTACATTAACAGAGATGATCGGAGAAGCGGGAAAGAAGCTGCATACGTCACGAAGCAGAAACGATCAGGTTGCTACAGATTTAAAGCTATATGCGAAGAAGCAGGCGTTGGAAACTATTCGCGCATTGCAATCATTGAATGATAGCTTGGAAAAAACGGCAGCAGCAAATCGACAAATCATCATGCCTGGTTACACTCATTTGCAGCGTGCCCAAGTAGTGACCTTTGGCTATCATTTACGTGCATATATAGAAATGTTTAAAAGAGATATCAAACGATTGGAGCACACGATGGAGAATTTAAATGAGAGCCCATTAGGTTCTGGGGCATTAGCAGGAACTACTCATACCATTGACCGGCAAATAACTGCAGAAAAACTGGGCTTTCGCAAACCGACAGTTAATTTTATGGATGGAGTAAGCGATCGGGATTTTATTATCGAACTATTATCTGATTTCTCGATGATTATGATGCATTTAAGTAGGTTAAGTGAAGAACTTATTTTATGGAGCAGTCAAGAATTTTCTTTCATTAAAATCGATGATGCATATGCTACAGGCAGCAGTATTATGCCACAAAAAAAGAACCCTGACGCTGCTGAATTGATTAGAGGAAAGACAGGAAAGGTATACGGTGCACTGGTGGCTGTATTAACAACGATGAAAGGTTTACCACTTGCTTACAATAAAGATATGCAAGAAGTAAAGCTACCGATGTTTCAAGCAGTAGACGAAGTATTGCTTTCTGTGCAAATGATGGATAAGATGGTCACTACCCTCCAAGTGAATGGCGAACAAATGAAGCAAGCGATCAAAGCAGGCTTCTTAAACGCAACTGAAGTAGCAGATTACCTTGTGCAAAAGGGCGTTCCTTTCCGTGATGCACATGGAATTGTCGGAGCAATCGTCTTGTATTGCGAAGAAGCAGGGAAAAGCATTGAACAATTGACTTTAGAAGAGCTGCAGAAATTTAGTGATAGCATGGAAGAGGATATATTTGATTATGTGGAATATACGAATTTATTAAAGCGGGGAAATAAACAAGAAATGTTGAGTAAATAA